In Candidatus Vicinibacter proximus, the genomic stretch AGCGGTAGACGGTTTTCCATGGCTATCTCCTGAGCCCGAAGGTTTTTTTTGCCAGTTATGGGAAACCATGCCCCGGCTTTCACCGAAGCATCGTTGGCGATAATCACACACAATCTCTTTTGCACATATCCTAGGACTACAATTACCCCGCCTGCGGGACAACCACCATGCTCTTCATACATCTCATATCCGGTAAAGGCACCGATCTCAAGGACTTCAGTTTCTTTATCCACTAAGTAAGCGATTCGCTCTCGTGCCGTCATCTTACCCTGAGCACGCTGTGCCTCCAGTTTTTTCACTCCGCCGCCGAGGTATATTTTCTCCAGATCTTTGTTCATCCTGGAGATGCTCATCTTCATTTCGTCTTCGTTGATATAGAAATTTGGATCCATGTTTTTTGATATTTAAAGCAAATGCCCGTAGGATTTCTTTCAGGGACAAAGGTATTAAATAAGGGTGTATATTTTTTGAGATCAAATTCTTCATTTAGTAAGATAAACCATTGCGCAATTTTTTAAAAACAACGCAGCTTTTCTATTTAGTATATGCGCAGCAAGAGAGTGGCTTGATCAATTTTTATATTTTATAAATTGAAAAAGCAATAGCATGCATTTCTAAGAAAAATAGAAATTCGTTTGCAAGATTATCAAAGAAATGTTGGATTAATTTTTTTTATCAAACAGCATAAAACGACCGCCGAATCCGATTTGAAGGAGGTCGATCCAGGTGGACGCAGAGCGATTACCAAGACTGTAGTAGCCAATATCTAAACCAAATTTATTCCGTTTGCCTACCAAAAAACCGGTATTGAATCCAAGATAATTAATACCATACCCCGAGCCTACATAGGAACTGAATTGGTAAATGTATCTTGGGCTCAAATACAAGGCAATTTTTTCTGATGGGTGATAGGAAAAATATGCAGGTAACTGAAGATTCCACAACGCAAGAAATCCTATGGAACCTACTTCTCCACCTAATGAAAAAGCAATCGGCGAATCTTTGCCTCCATACAATTGATATTTTACACCGGCACTAATATTGGCAGAAGTATTAAACCTAAAATTAATGTCAAGATCCTCCAAAACACCATATCTCCCGCCTACTTCAACGTTAGGCCAAAAAATATTTTCAAGATCATCCCAATCCCCATCGTCTGTGTTTGCAAGTTTTGGACTTCTGGAAAAATTGAGCGAACTGCTGAGCTCTATCTTTTCTTTTCCAAGGGTTCTTCCATCCTGAAAACCAGTTACAGAGGCACAACTAGTCCACAGAATCAGGATACTGATGAATCCAAGCAGGTGTAATTGAATTTTTGTCATGTCTTAAAGTATTGTGTTATCGAATTTATTGATCTTAGAGGATAAAGTTTGGCTTAGGTTAAAAGTGTCTCCCATGTTTTAAATAATTTATAACACATTCAGGAGATGGACAAAAGTATAAACTTTTAAAAAATAACGACCGTGAGCTAGTCTATTTGGTAGTGACTTTTCACTTAAATTCATTCAGACTTTTTTCGAAACGGAGGAGAAGTAAATTTTGTTTTGATGGTGTTTATTCTTTATAAAAACTATACGGATAGCGACCTTTATAATTTTGATAAAAACCATCGAAACTTACTTTAGAAGAAGAACCGTTGATCAAATCTACAAGATCATCTACAGATTGAATTTTCTTTCCATTCACCGAAGTGATGATATAACTTGGAGCCATGTTGGTTCCATAAATAATGCCATCTCTGTAAATGTTGAGCACCTTGACGCCATCTGTTTTAAGTTCGGTGATTTCTGCCTCACTCAGATCGCGTACTTCAAAACCCAGTTTTACCAATACAGGATCTCTACGGGTGGCTATGAGTTCTGTGGAATTGATTTGATTTTTAAGGATGGCTTTGGCCGTAAACATTGATTTATTTCGCCAGAAGGATAGAGATACTTCTGTACCCGGTCTGAATCTTCCTATGATTTCCTGGAGTTCGGAGACCGTGGCTACTTTATAACCATTGACTTCCAAAATGATGTCCTCCGCTCTGAGTCCGGCCTCTTCTGCCGCACCTGATTTAGTAGTATTGGAGATAAAAATACCTGCCACGCGGTCCAATCCATATTGTTTGGCTTTTGCATTATCCACATTCTCAATGGTCACACCAAGGAGTCCTCTTTGCACCACACCAAATTCCTGAAGATCTCCGATGACTTTTCTGACGAGATTGGATGGAATCGAAAATGAATAACCCTCATATCTTCCTGTATAGGTCATGATGGCTGTGTTGATGCCGATGAGTTCACCGGCAGTATTGACTAGAGCACCGCCCGAATTACCAGGATTTACGGCAGCATCAGTCTGAATAAACGACTCAATACGATATTGCTGATTGTTGAGGATGTTGATATTTCTGGCTTTAGCCGAAACAATACCGGCGGTAACGGTAGATTGCAATTTAAACGGATTTCCCACTGCCAAAACCCATTCGCCTATTGCTGTGGAATCTGAGTTGCCAAACAAGAGGTAGGGCAAACCTGCATCTTCAATCTTTATCAGGGCAATGTCAGTGGTAGGATCTGTTCCGATTACTGTAGCTTCATATTCTCGGTTGTCGTTCAGCAATACCTGAATTTTTTCAGCATGTTCGACCACGTGATTATTAGTTACGATGTAACCATCCGGAGAAATGATCACACCCGAACCGGTAGCAAGTCCTTTGTTGGTAATGCTCATGCGATCCCCATCTTCCTGAATGCTTTCGATAAAAACAACAGCAGGAGTACTGACTTTAGCCGCAGTAATGAAATCTGTCGGAACACTGGACAACAGATTGGTATGCAGTCTATCCGACTTGATCAGTTTTTCCAATTGACTTTGGTTAACCTTTTGAGATTTCCATTCCTTGAGCAGGGCATCATCTTGTCTGTGGTACATCAAGTGATGAACACCTAAAGTAAGGAAGGCAGTAACTGCCGCAGTACAAAGAATGAGAATTATTACTTGTCTGATCATAAATATGTTACATATATTATAAAATCAAGATATGATAAAGCAATAATCATGCCCGATTCACTTAACATACCTGGTTTTAAGACATATAACGCAAAAAATATAAATTTGGTTACCGGATAAGATTTAAGGTTGACTTAAGACTTACCTCCCTCATGGATCCGCAAAGGTCTAACCTTCCGGAAAAAACCACGATATAGGTCTCCACAGGAGCCTGATCCCCTTTGTAGGTACCGTCCCAGCTTTCCTTTGGGTCAGCAGATTCAAAAATGATATGCCCCCAACGGTTAAATATTTTCAAGGAATATCCATCCATTTCAAACTCCGTCTTTGGATCAAAAACAGGGCGGTAAGTATCATTTTCATTATCGCCATTTGGGGTAAATACGTTGGGAAGTTGAACCTTCTTTTCTGCCAGACTTTCATCCTGTTTTACATCGTAACGGATTAAAATGGAATCACAACCATTTTTATTGACGATCAGGACAGAATAAATGTCTGGAGCATCAATGGTAATTGTTGGGAGATCATTTATTTTAACATTTCCTCGCCGCCACTGATAGGATGCCTGATCCGGTGGAAATTTATTGGCAATCAAAGTATCCCTGATGTCTATCGTCGTGTCTTTGCAGATTAAAAATTCCTCCATTCCATTATTCAGAAAAGTTGGTAATCCTTGAAGTTCGGGAACACCTACCACAGTGTCGAGGAAGCAATTGTACCGGTCATAAATTCTTATCATATAAGGTGCCGGTGGAAGCGGACTGAAAAAGGATGTGGTATCCCTTGCACTGCCTTCTATACTGAAGGTAACCGGTTTATCCCCTTGTTTAATAAAAACCCTTATACTGCCTGTAGGGTCTGAAGGACAGGAAGCTTTAACTTCGATTTTATCTACGACAATGGTGGTGTAGGGTTTTACGATAACCTTGCCACTGGTAAAGCAACCATTCTTTTGATAAGTCAGATAGCGGTACTCTCCTTCAAAAAGAAAACTCACTGAACGTCCAAGATCCGATGAAGGAACCCTTCTGTTAAATACATCCGCCCAAACGATAGAATCAAATGGACTAAAGTCAGTCACTGAAAAATTGAATACCCTGTTGTTGCAACTGAAGTATGCTGTGTCCGGTGCATTTATGTTATAGCGCATGGTATCGATAGTAACCACCATGGTGTCTGCAGTATTGCATTCCGGATTAGGCGTTGTAATAAATCCATTGTATACACCCGGAGTTCTGATGATCTGTCTTACATTACGTTCATTGCTTGCATTGATGTTTGGACCTGTCCAAACAAAAGAATAGGCGGTCTTCATGTTAAGCAGTTGTGCAGTGATGTCCAAAGTATCTTTTCTGCAATTCAATATTCTGTCCGGGCCAAGAATCGGGACAGGTTTTACAAACAATTTATTTACCAAAACAGAATCTTCTGCAACACAACCTGTACGCAGATCTTTTACTTTAAGGATATAAACGCCATCGATGGATACCGTCGGTTTTTTATTATTTTCATTCGATGCATTGATACCCGGACCACGCCAGGTGAAACTGGAAACAGAGTCCGCCAATGCATAGCTTCCGTCCAGCGTAACGGTTGTAAAATCACAAGTGATGTTTTTGTTTAAGCCTGCATTTACCAAAGGTCTGCCGCCATTGTTGAATACTTCAATCGAGTCAAAAGCTTCACAATTGTACACCGTATCCCGGATCAAA encodes the following:
- a CDS encoding trypsin-like peptidase domain-containing protein, whose translation is MIRQVIILILCTAAVTAFLTLGVHHLMYHRQDDALLKEWKSQKVNQSQLEKLIKSDRLHTNLLSSVPTDFITAAKVSTPAVVFIESIQEDGDRMSITNKGLATGSGVIISPDGYIVTNNHVVEHAEKIQVLLNDNREYEATVIGTDPTTDIALIKIEDAGLPYLLFGNSDSTAIGEWVLAVGNPFKLQSTVTAGIVSAKARNINILNNQQYRIESFIQTDAAVNPGNSGGALVNTAGELIGINTAIMTYTGRYEGYSFSIPSNLVRKVIGDLQEFGVVQRGLLGVTIENVDNAKAKQYGLDRVAGIFISNTTKSGAAEEAGLRAEDIILEVNGYKVATVSELQEIIGRFRPGTEVSLSFWRNKSMFTAKAILKNQINSTELIATRRDPVLVKLGFEVRDLSEAEITELKTDGVKVLNIYRDGIIYGTNMAPSYIITSVNGKKIQSVDDLVDLINGSSSKVSFDGFYQNYKGRYPYSFYKE